In one window of Deltaproteobacteria bacterium DNA:
- a CDS encoding TetR/AcrR family transcriptional regulator, translating into MLEQEERTRRIVATAVELAEEGGFEAVRMRDVAAHAGVALGTFYKRFRSKEDLLVAALELESERLGRRISKKMSTEGTRLERVLGFFDLATKGLTKKPNLAKAILRAVASGDPELSPRVANFHSAMTRTITVALRGAAIDDDSEVSELEENVSFLLQQVWFASLVGWSSGLHSRKKVVEQMRVAAELLLRGMTDMEND; encoded by the coding sequence ATGTTGGAGCAAGAAGAACGAACGAGACGTATCGTGGCCACGGCCGTAGAACTGGCTGAAGAGGGCGGTTTTGAGGCTGTGCGTATGCGAGATGTAGCAGCTCATGCAGGTGTGGCTTTGGGAACGTTTTATAAACGGTTTCGGAGCAAGGAAGATCTGTTGGTTGCGGCCTTGGAGCTGGAATCAGAACGACTTGGCCGACGCATCAGCAAAAAGATGTCAACCGAGGGAACACGGCTCGAGCGAGTGTTGGGTTTCTTCGATTTAGCGACGAAGGGTCTTACGAAAAAGCCCAACCTCGCGAAGGCAATTCTTCGTGCGGTTGCATCAGGTGACCCCGAATTAAGCCCTCGGGTGGCAAATTTTCACAGTGCGATGACACGAACAATAACAGTGGCGCTACGCGGTGCTGCAATTGACGATGATTCAGAAGTGAGTGAGTTGGAAGAGAATGTTTCGTTCCTCTTACAACAGGTTTGGTTCGCATCATTGGTCGGTTGGAGCAGTGGGCTCCATTCGCGCAAGAAGGTCGTAGAGCAAATGCGCGTTGCCGCGGAACTCTTGTTGCGCGGTATGACAGATATGGAAAACGATTAA